Part of the Cercospora beticola chromosome 5, complete sequence genome is shown below.
GGATTGTTTGCCTTGTGACATCCATCATACCGGTATATGTCCTAGGGTGGCTGATCGTTCCTTGGGATTGTAGCCTCGTACGGAGTAAATTCAAGGGATACACGATGCTAGCTCCGAATGCGCCCGAGAATCCGCCCATGAGAGCTAATGTGAAATTGTTGGGCAGAGCATCTTCGTCGTGTTTGAGATTCGGGTTTTTGGCGCGGTTGCGCGCAATGACGCGCTTTTTGAGGGTTTCGAACACACTAAGGTCGATGGCGGCGTAGGGGAACATCCCGACCAGTCCCATAGGCAGGCCGCGGTAGAAAGCCACGATGCCGTTGCGCGCCCACATCTTCTTTGCGGTGTGCATGATGAGGCGGGTGCCGTGTTCGCCTCCTGCAACGGTTTCGCATTGCATTTGGAACTTGAGCGTGTCGAGTGGGTAGACCGTAGCTTGTGCAATCATGCCGGCAATACCGCCAGCTGCGAACATGGACGAGGACTTGATTTGTTTGGGATCGTTGTGCCCTTCAAGTTTGGCAATGGCTCGTTTGGATGCCTGTGAGGATGTTTAGTAAATTCGCCGAAACGGCTCGAAGAATGCGCAAAAATCATACCTCGTACGCGCCAAACTTGACAGAAGATTCGGGCATGACCTTGATAACATTCAGGCCGTTACCTGCGCTATTAGTGGGGACCCCGCATGGTGTAAGATTATTCACTCACCAGCAAACAGACTACGCATGCCGCCTGCAGCCCACAAATGCTGACACGCATTCCAGAGTGTCCTAACACCATGTTGCGCAGCGCTCAGCGGTTTCGCAGACTTGACAGCATTGATGGTATCCTCCGCATTCCCCGTCTGCGCAATCAGGTATACTTTTAACCGATCGAGCGGCGCGGTTGCGGTTCGCGAGGTAATACCTGACAGGCCGCCCGCCAGGAAGTAGCCTACATCCGGCACGAAATCCATTAGCTTCGATGGACGTACTGCGCGCTGCACAACTTGATCATccccctgctgctgctcttgatGCAACATTTCTTTCCTCCGCGCTGGCTTGACGGGGATGTGCGGGTCGGTATCTGtcatgtcttcatcgtccaatGAAGGATACTGTAGTTGCGGTCTTGATTCGCTGCCCTCCCACATAGAGATGGGCGAAGTATTGCTGCCGCCGGCATGCGATTGTGCCGGCTTGACCAGCTGAAGTATTGCGCCAAAAAGCGAACGCTTGAGAAATGTGAGGGTCGTACCTAGACCTTGTAATGCCTCGTCGCTTAGGTGCACGTCACCCTCGGAGGTCAATTTGGTGGTGTTTTGGTAATATGATATAACAGCGCCAAGTCCAGGCGAGCTGGCTGGGATAAATAAGAGAAAGTCTGGAGCAGAATGTCAGTTCACGGTCCTCGTAGGGGACATAAGTTCTGTGTCTCCTTGTTGCATTATGCCTACCGCGCCATTCGTTGAAATCAATAGTTCCATCGCGATCTTTGTCGATGTAGCTGAAGAACCTGTCCAGTCGTGCAGAGGAGACTGCCACACCGGCTCTTTCAAAAGCAGATGACAGCTCTCCCTTGTCCAGTTTCCCACTATGGTCTTTATCGATGGACTGGAAGAGCTGCCAGAGCTCTTTCTCGGTTTCGGTGCAAAAGCGGCAGAACTCATCGTAGCTGATCTTGCCGTCGTGATCGATGTCGCACGCGGTCAGCATGTCCTTGATCATGTTGTCTGCATCTTTGAGTGCTATCGCCATGCATGTTAGCATATTATCACGGTCTTTTCTGGATTCCTGTCGCGTACGGTGGTTGGCGGCAACCAAGCCTCGTTTGAGTGCTTCGAAGTCGAGGGTGCCTTTCCGCTTCGTATCGAGCTTCAGCCATAGCGAGCGCAGGCGGGCCTCCCTCTGCGCCTGCGACTCGCCATCCATATCCGTCAGTCCGGGTGTTAGCTGGATCTTGAGCGTGGGAGCATTGCAAGCGCCCGAGGCTGTCCTGTGGTCCGAGAGGCGCGTATCTCGTTCGCGATCGGAGGGCGGGGAGGTGTCGGTGACCTCGTGCGCGGTCTGTGGAGGGTGCGGTGGGGATGTCGTCGCCTCGGAAGATGTAGGATGGGCGGGTTCGCGTGATGTGGAAGCTATGTGCTAGGTAGGTCCCATAGCTCGGCTCTGCGCAGAGATATGCTTTGAGCGGGCAGTGCACTCCGGCGTCGCAGGAGTTGCGCAGGGCAGGGAGGAGGACGTCGAACTTGCTGCGGACGCAGGTACAAGGAATAGGCGCGCGTGGTGTGGTGTCGAAAGGGGTGGTGTGAGGGTGAGCGCCAGGTTGTGTGCATTTTCTAATGACGTCTCATTGGAGCAGCCGCATTTTGTACCTTTTTGCTTACTCATGCCCATACGGACACCTATAACGAACCAACGCTCCTCCCATGGTAATGCTCGCCTTGACTCACACACCACAAATACACACCATGCACAAGAGTCGTAAGAATGGGTGAACATGCATCATAAGACATTACTTTTGGCAATAGCTCGCGCTTACTGCTACCCCCAGTTGTACTGGTAAGCATACATCGTAAAACTGCTAAAGCCCCCTTCCTCGCCTCCCAAGTACCACTTTTTACCTTCTCTCTGCGTAGATCGACCCcctgcagctccagcatATGTGCATGTCAGCGGACAAGCAGCATGCGGATTCGCTTCGTCCATGCTACGCTCGAACGTGCAGCTCAGTGGTACGCGGTCGTCCGTCAGCTTTTCGGCCGACGTGAAATGTACCGCATTGGCATTATTTCCAGCCTCGACTTTCACATTCCCAACGAGGGAGTAGGGTGGGAAGTCCGCGACGTTGTCAAAGTATTGCGAGACGAGCCTAGTGCCGTTGAGTGCAAAATACGACGAAGAGCAGTCCGCCTCGCCACCAAATGATGCTTGCACATCATGACTAAGAGCTTCGTAGGACCACGCCCATCCGTTTTCTGGGTTCAATCGATAATCTGGCCCAGAGGCAATCTTGAAAGGTCCGTGGATGACTTCAGTTTCCACAGCAGAAATTGATTTGGTCACCGTAGCCCCATGTGTTGGAGTGATCGTAACTGTGGCCGTTGTCATGGTTCTGGTAAGCCGACGAGTCTGCTTTCCAGCCGCAGTGATAGTGATTGTCGATGTTGGAGCACCAGATTTCGTTATGGTCTTCGTGATAGTCCCCGCAGGCACGCTCAAGCATTTACAGGCTGCACTCAGATTCGCAAGAGCGCTATAGGCCGTGAAGCATGCTGGCCTAGATTCGAGAGGTGGGGCGGTATTGATGCTCCTCCCCTTATCACACGTGGCGGGCGCTATAGGGCAGGATGTAAGTGGCTGTAGAGTGGTGGTTGTTGATATGCTTGTTGTAACCGTGATCGTGCTAGTTTTGGTGACACCTTCCAACAGAGTAATTGTTTGTGCGACCCTCGTGGTTACCGGATATGCCAAGTAGGTCCTTGTCGAAGTCGTCTTGGTCGCTGTCTTGATGACGCGATCTATTGTCTTGCTGACTGTAATTGTGGGAATATTCAAGAATGCTGAACAGTAGGCCGACGCAGCTCGCGGTTCCTTGGCCGCACGGAAAAGTGCATTATCGCAGAATAATCCAGACTCCTGCAAGACCTTCTGCTCGCCCTGACCAAATAAAGGAGAGGCAAAAACGCTAACAAATAAAGTGCTTAGAATGAAAAAGTGCATGATGAAGGAATGACTGAAGGAAGAAAATGGCGAGGATTGAGAGAGTGAATGGGTCAAGGGCAAGGGAAGATGTCCATGATGAAGAGACTGGACGGTGAAGTGAGAAAACCTACCACGAACACGAGGTGTCGTGGAGAAGACTGGAGTGTGCAGGCCGTGTTTAGCAGAGGGGATAGTCGTCGATACCCGATTCGGTCGTGGCGTGACGCCTCCTCATCTTGTTGGCTTCCTTTAGCGCTGTACATTTGGCGTGTCGCGGCAGTCGGCAACGTGTGGGAGACGGGCCCAGACCCCGCCAAGTCGTATTTTTGCTGTCCAAGGTCTCGGGTCCTCGCGCTATAAGACAAAGAGGTGAGCGCGTTGTCTCGAGATGGTTCCTGTTGACCCGTTCCTCTGGCCGCCGATGGCCTGTAAGGCTGGTGTTGACGCGTCGTTGGCGTCTCTACGCGTCGGTGCTGGAGATGGGCCAATGTATGAGGACGCCACGACGGCCGCCGCAATATCGCAACGATATTCATCCTCTGGCCACACCGAGACACGATTGATGAGCGCAAAGTGCAGTGGGATGCACCGGTAGATAGGGGGCCTGGAAACGATCAGAGCAACATCAGAACCAGCAGAACCAGCAATGAAGGCAACGGCCGGAAGAACAGTTCCTCCGTAACACCACAGCGCCTAAGTTACCGGGACCGAACAGGTTGACAGGGATACCATCGACCTCGCCTATCGTGCTGCCCTCCTCGCCTGTCGTGCTGGCCATCACAAAACgagtcttcatcttctcacGTCCCGAGAATGCTCGCCGATATCATTCTTCCCATATTTCAGCTGACTTGTAGCCCGAGCAATTTGCTGTATGCAGATCGTCAGCCGCTGCCGATCGCCGGAACAACACGCTTCGTCTCGTCCTCCAGATCCAGATGACGCTGACTACGCAGAAGGCAGGCGACAGAGCGTGCAATCATTGCAAGCATATCCTCGTGTCGAAGTTGGAGTAAGAAGGCTCGAGAATCCGGCGTTGCCGCCTACCAGCTCCCCTTCATCCCATCACTACTCCGGCAGGCATATAAGCCATCATCACTTCCCATTTTGACACCGTACGGCCTTGCAAGACAGGCAC
Proteins encoded:
- a CDS encoding uncharacterized protein (antiSMASH:Cluster_7~BUSCO:EOG09262PZ9) — its product is MDGESQAQREARLRSLWLKLDTKRKGTLDFEALKRGLVAANHPLKDADNMIKDMLTACDIDHDGKISYDEFCRFCTETEKELWQLFQSIDKDHSGKLDKGELSSAFERAGVAVSSARLDRFFSYIDKDRDGTIDFNEWRDFLLFIPASSPGLGAVISYYQNTTKLTSEGDVHLSDEALQGLGTTLTFLKRSLFGAILQLVKPAQSHAGGSNTSPISMWEGSESRPQLQYPSLDDEDMTDTDPHIPVKPARRKEMLHQEQQQGDDQVVQRAVRPSKLMDFVPDVGYFLAGGLSGITSRTATAPLDRLKVYLIAQTGNAEDTINAVKSAKPLSAAQHGVRTLWNACQHLWAAGGMRSLFAGNGLNVIKVMPESSVKFGAYEASKRAIAKLEGHNDPKQIKSSSMFAAGGIAGMIAQATVYPLDTLKFQMQCETVAGGEHGTRLIMHTAKKMWARNGIVAFYRGLPMGLVGMFPYAAIDLSVFETLKKRVIARNRAKNPNLKHDEDALPNNFTLALMGGFSGAFGASIVYPLNLLRTRLQSQGTISHPRTYTGMMDVTRQTIQGEGVRGLFKGLTPNLLKVVPAVSITYVVYENTKKFLHLQ
- a CDS encoding uncharacterized protein (antiSMASH:Cluster_7), with translation MHFFILSTLFVSVFASPLFGQGEQKVLQESGLFCDNALFRAAKEPRAASAYCSAFLNIPTITVSKTIDRVIKTATKTTSTRTYLAYPVTTRVAQTITLLEGVTKTSTITVTTSISTTTTLQPLTSCPIAPATCDKGRSINTAPPLESRPACFTAYSALANLSAACKCLSVPAGTITKTITKSGAPTSTITITAAGKQTRRLTRTMTTATVTITPTHGATVTKSISAVETEVIHGPFKIASGPDYRLNPENGWAWSYEALSHDVQASFGGEADCSSSYFALNGTRLVSQYFDNVADFPPYSLVGNVKVEAGNNANAVHFTSAEKLTDDRVPLSCTFERSMDEANPHAACPLTCTYAGAAGGRSTQREGKKWYLGGEEGGFSSFTMYAYQYNWG